The following coding sequences lie in one Silene latifolia isolate original U9 population chromosome 5, ASM4854445v1, whole genome shotgun sequence genomic window:
- the LOC141656551 gene encoding uncharacterized protein LOC141656551 has product MFFLSKLEHKLRVPPHKLDLPIEESITDELQSIFLDKIISKLGLCVSVYDILSIDGGFVLPDNGAPTYTVVFRMIMFRPYIGEIIEGKLLESDTKGVRLSLGFFEDIYVPSYALQQPAHLVPDPERPKEKFWTWMHEDEEDFRVEGDEIRFRVTSVDYPTIPLEQDEGSKPFAPMVVIGEMNMEGLGPASWWV; this is encoded by the exons ATGTTCTTCCTAAGCAAATTAGAGCACAAATTACGGGTACCTCCGCACAAATTAGACCTCCCTATTGAAGAATCAATCACAGACGAACTTCAATCCATCTTCTTAGACAAG ATAATTTCAAAATTGGGTCTTTGTGTATCGGTTTACGACATCTTATCGATTGATGGCGGCTTCGTCTTACCCGATAATGGTGCTCCTACTTATACA GTGGTTTTTCGCATGATTATGTTCCGACCATACATTGGAGAAATTATAGAAGGAAAACTCTTAGAGTCAGACACAAAGGGTGTCCGCT TGTCGCTAGGATTTTTTGAGGACATATATGTACCTTCATACGCTCTACAACAACCTGCACACCTGGTACCTGATCCAGAGAGACC CAAGGAGAAATTTTGGACGTGGATGCATGAGGATGAGGAAGATTTTCGTGTTGAGGGAGACGAG ATACGCTTTCGAGTTACTTCTGTTGACTATCCAACTATTCCTTTAGAGCAAGATGAAGGTTCCAAGCCTTTCGCTCCAATGGTGGTTATT GGAGAAATGAACATGGAGGGTTTAGGTCCTGCAAGTTGGTGGGTATGA
- the LOC141656552 gene encoding 21 kDa protein-like — translation MVYHTLPILLLLTTFAVTTKIATATTTTTTTTTMTNNFIKSKCRSTTYPLLCVQSLSNYATTIRKSPRQLAQTALVVSLGKARYAKAYMAQFSHTRVLKPKEVGVVQDCMEQIGDTVDRLGRSIHEFQISGRARSWDVKWHMSNVQTWASAAITDLCTCVDESNALNWRIKSGIKAQFMGVMQCTSNALALVNQFANKYSP, via the coding sequence atggttTACCACACACTTCcaatcctcctcctcctcaccacATTCGCTGTAACGACGAAAATCGCTACAGCAACaactactactactaccactacTACAATGACGAATAATTTCATCAAGTCCAAATGTAGGTCAACAACCTACCCTTTACTATGTGTCCAGTCACTCTCTAACTATGCCACTACAATCCGAAAAAGCCCACGTCAATTGGCCCAAACTGCACTAGTAGTGAGCTTAGGCAAGGCCCGTTACGCTAAGGCGTACATGGCCCAATTTAGCCATACTAGAGTACTAAAGCCCAAAGAAGTTGGGGTGGTCCAAGACTGTATGGAACAAATTGGGGATACCGTGGACCGGCTCGGGAGATCGATCCATGAGTTTCAGATATCGGGTCGAGCACGGTCCTGGGATGTTAAATGGCATATGAGTAATGTGCAGACTTGGGCTAGTGCTGCTATTACTGATTTATGTACTTGTGTTGATGAGAGTAATGCCTTAAATTGGAGGATTAAGTCCGGTATTAAGGCACAGTTTATGGGTGTAATGCAGTGTACTAGTAATGCTCTTGCTTTGGTTAATCAGTTTGCTAATAAGTACTCACCTTGA
- the LOC141656553 gene encoding pentatricopeptide repeat-containing protein At4g25270, chloroplastic: MLAITPTISNLNSYISNKLSKSQKQKKLQRYLHQINPNKNKNSSYINPILIPQTPLNQTKLQALDAVVHDLEEASLKKGINVDTQTFSSLLETCFKLNAIDHGIRIHRIIPPKILARNVGVVSKLVRLYAANGRVEDAHQLFDEMPEREVSAFVWNSLISGYTDLEMYEDALAIYFQMEEEGVEPDRHTFPRALAACSGIGSVSVGEEIHRHVVRCGFYDDGFVLNSLVDMYAKCGDIVKAKKVFDKIRSKDLVSWNSMIMGYIHHGLIGKATSIFREMVEAGFQPDEVTISTIIPRISSLRIGCQLHGWVLRQGLEWSLPITNSLIVFYSSNGLLRQSRWLFSYMPEKDIISWNSIISAHRNDTRVLTYFEQMESNGSTPDTITFVTLLSACAHLGLVKEGESFFSLMREKYGITPSMEHYACMVNLYGRAGLITQAYDIISSKMEFEAGPSVWGALLYACFLHVNAEIGELAAQKLFELEPDNEFNFELLIRIYDNLGRLNDSERVRKMMNDRGLGS; the protein is encoded by the coding sequence ATGTTGGCAATCACAccaaccatttcaaacctcaaCTCCTACATCTCCAACAAGCTTAGCAAATCccaaaaacaaaagaaattacaacgttatcttcatcaaattaatccaaacaaaaacaaaaattctTCATACATAAACCCAATTTTAATCCCTCAAACCCCATTAAACCAAACTAAATTACAAGCCCTTGATGCAGTTGTTCATGATCTTGAAGAAGCTTCACTTAAAAAGGGCATCAATGTCGACACTCAAACATTTTCTTCACTTCTCGAAACTTGCTTCAAATTGAATGCCATTGATCACGGAATTCGCATTCATAGAATAATCCCACCTAAGATTTTAGCTAGGAATGTTGGTGTAGTGTCGAAATTAGTTAGGTTATATGCGGCGAATGGTCGAGTTGAGGATGCACACCaactgtttgatgaaatgcctgaACGAGAAGTATCGGCTTTTGTTTGGAATTCTCTTATTTCAGGGTATACTGACTTGGAAATGTATGAAGATGCACTTGCTATTTATTTTCAGATGGAGGAAGAGGGTGTAGAGCCTGATAGACACACTTTTCCTCGCGCTTTGGCCGCGTGTAGTGGTATTGGTTCGGTTAGTGTTGGGGAGGAAATTCATCGACATGTCGTTCGTTGTGGATTTTATGATGATGGGTTTGTGTTGAATTCTCTTGTGGATATGTATGCTAAATGTGGTGACATTGTTAAAGCTAAGAAGGTTTTCGACAAAATTAGGTCTAAAGACTTGGTTTCGTGGAATTCCATGATAATGGGTTACATTCATCATGGACTTATAGGTAAGGCAACAAGTATTTTCCGCGAAATGGTTGAAGCGGGATTTCAGCCGGATGAAGTTACCATATCGACAATTATCCCTAGGATTTCATCATTAAGAATTGGATGTCAATTACATGGATGGGTTCTTCGACAAGGGCTAGAATGGAGCTTGCCAATTACGAACTCTTTGATTGTCTTCTACTCGAGCAACGGCCTTTTACGTCAATCACGTTGGTTGTTTTCTTACATGCCTGAAAAGGATATTATCTCGTGGAATTCGATCATTTCTGCTCATAGGAATGACACTCGAGTTTTAACTTATTTCGAGCAAATGGAAAGTAATGGTTCAACACCGGATACTATTACATTTGTAACCCTACTTTCCGCTTGTGCGCACCTAGGATTAGTGAAAGAAGGGGAGTCGTTTTTCTCGTTAATGAGGGAAAAGTATGGAATTACCCCAAGCATGGAGCATTATGCTTGTATGGTAAATCTTTACGGAAGGGCAGGTTTAATTACTCAAGCTTACGACATTATATCGAGTAAAATGGAGTTTGAAGCTGGTCCAAGTGTATGGGGAGCATTGTTATATGCTTGTTTCCTTCATGTTAATGCAGAGATCGGCGAGCTTGCTGCTCAGAAGCTTTTCGAGTTGGAGCCTGATAATGAGTTCAACTTTGAACTGCTAATAAGGATATATGACAACTTGGGTAGATTAAACGATTCAGAGagagtgaggaagatgatgaatGACAGAGGTTTAGGTTCGTAG